The stretch of DNA CTGTTGAATTGATTATGGAGTTTGAGAAAGAATTCGATATCTCCATTCCTGACGATCAGGCTGAAAATATTCAAACGGTAGGCCAAGCTGTTTCCTATTTACAGGGACAAAAAGGTGAAGCTACAACTGAAGGATAATTTTATTCAAAGAATTATTCCCAAATCCACAAATTGAAACACTCCGTTTCGATTTGTGGATTTTTATCACTCGTCTTTCTTTAAGAATAATTACTTCCCAAAAGACTCAGGCCATTAAGCCTGCTATTGATTTTTTCAAATAACTTGGGATATGAAAAGGGTTGTTGTAACTGGACTTGGAGCGCTTACACCGATAGGTAATAACATTGAGGAATATGCTGCTGGCCTAATGAATGGCACTAGTGGAGCAAATTTGATTACACATTTCGAGGCAGCTAAGTTTAAGACCCAATTTGCCTGTGAAATCAAGCACTTTGATCCTTCTGCTGTCCTGGATAAACGCGAGCAACGCCGGATGGATAATTTCTCTATCTATGCGATGGTAACTGCTATTGAAGCTGTACAAAATGCAGGCTTGGATCCAGCAACACTTGATTTGGATCGCGTTGGTGTTATTTGGGCATCCGGTATAGGGGGATTGAGATCATTAGAGAAAGAAATCGAAGATTTTTGTGCGGGAGATGGTACGCCTCGATATAATCCGTTCATGATCCCCAAAATGATCGCAGACATTGCATCAGGACTCATTTCCATGCATTTTGGCTTTCGGGGAATCAATTATGCTACTGTTTCTGCCTGTGCGTCTTCTTCTCATGCCTTAATGAATGCTTTTGACTATATTCGCTTAGGTCGTAATAATATCATTGTAACGGGTGGTTCGGAAGCTTCGGTTACCAAGGCGGGCATTGGTGGATTCAATGCCATGAAAGCCCTTTCCACTCGAAATGACGATTATATGACGGCTTCTCGACCTTTTGATTTGGATAGAGATGGATTTGTCCTTGGCGAAGGTTCGGGAGCTATTATTTTAGAAGAATTAGAGCATGCCAAGCGAAGGGGAGCAACTATCATTGCTGAGATTGTCGGGGCTGGCGCTACTGCTGATGCACACCACCTTACCGCTCCTCATCCGGAAGGGCTAGGTGCTGCTAACGTCATGAAAATGGCCATGGAAGATGCCAAATTAAGCCCAATTGACATTGACTATATCAATGTTCACGGAACCTCTACCCCATTGGGTGATATAGCGGAAGTAAAGGCTATCCAAAAGGTATTTGGTGATCATGCCTACAAGTTAAATATTAGTTCTACAAAATCAATGACAGGCCATTTACTTGGAGCAGCTGGGGCCATTGAGGCCATTGCATGTATTTTGGCCATCAAGCATAATAAGATACCACCAACCATTAATCATTTTACCGATGATCCGGATTTAGATCCAAAGTTGAATCTGACGTTTAATGAGGCGCAAGAAAGGAAGGTGAATGTAGCGTTGAGCAATACCTTTGGTTTTGGTGGTCACAATTCATCTGTGATTTTCAAGCGATTCGAAGAGTAGAATCTCTTTTTTGAATGAAGTGGAAAAGGATGGAGCTATTTTCTTTGCATTTAAAAGTGTGAAAGAATGAATAATGAAACTATTAAAAAAGCTCATTATTCACTTTTTTATCCTTGCCTGTTATCTTTTATCTTGCTGTTTGTATGGTAGCAGGTTGCATTTGGCTATTCATTTAAAGGTTGGTAGTTACCGTAAGTCTGTGGTATACACTACTTATACAAGGATTACTTTCAGCCCTTAAGTCAATCGCTTCGGTTTATTATTACTCGCATCATCCTATCTTTGGCTATTCATTCAAACAGAAAGCGGTTTTCTGTTGCTTCGTGTTCGCTTCATTTATATATACTTTATTGAGGGTTAATCCTGGTAGATTTTTCTAACAGGAGTTTAGTAGGTTGTCAACCACTTTCCTGAGCAATGGGAACGAATCCATTGTTTTCTTTCCGCGCTGTCATTAAAGGAAAGAAAAAGTTTGTGGTCAGCCATAGGGAACAGTACCCTCAAATAACCGTTTTCTTAACCAAAAGTGGATGGCTTTATTTAGACTTTTCCAGCGAATCTACAATTATTATTTTTCGACTGATAAAATGCTTGCTAAGCGCTTGAAGTCGTTAACGGGATTCGTGCCTGCAAATATGGATATTTTCAGGCTTGCCTTTTCTCATAAGTCGACGATTTCTGATAAGGCATATGCCTTGCAGAATAATGAACGACTTGAATACCTAGGCGATGCTGTTTTAGGGACGATCGTTGCGGAGTACTTGTTCAAAAAATACCCCAACAGTGATGAGGGTTTTTTGACCAAAATGCGTTCCAAAATTGTTAAGCGTAAATCGCTCAACAAAATCGGCGATAAAATGGGCTTGGATATGCTCTTGGCCGAGTACAACAATACGCGTCTTAGTCGCTCCATGTTGGGTAATGCCGTAGAAGCATTAGTCGGAGCGGTATACTTGGAGCAAGGTTATTTTAGAACCAAGCGCTTTGTTGTTCGTAAAGTACTTCGCAATTACGTTGATGTGCACGAACTAGAGAGCTTTGATGATAACTACAAAAGCCAATTGCTGGAGTGGTGTCAGAAAAATGGCCAAACTGTCAGCTATAAGTTACTTGCTCGCTATAAGTTCGAAAAACGAGATCGATTTAAAGTCGCCGTTATGGTAAATGGCCAAAAACTGGCTGTTGCCGATGACTTCAATAAAAAGAGTGCCGAACAGACGGCGTCCGAGAAGGCTATGCAAGCGCTCGGCATCTTAGTTGAAGAGGAGGAAGACGAAGATTGATTTTGAATAGGAAATGGGCAGAATAATGTCCCATTTTCACCTTCCCATAGCTCGTTTGCCATGACTTACGATCAAATTTATGCATTGGCACCAGATACGGATACCTTGCAAAAGGCGAGAGGTGTATCCTATGCTGGACGCAAGTGGTTAATGATTGAGGGTAACGAGAAACTACTGTGGGCAAGTTATCAAACGGCGCCCAACCTTCTTCACAGGGTTGTTGCTGACCTGGAAAGGCAACAATTTGGCTGTACCTGTTCAAGTATCCAACGTCCATGTAGGCATGCATTAGGTCTGCTGATGCTCCTTTTGCGGCACGACGAGCGCATTCGGGTTAGCTATGAGCCGCCTGATTGGGTTTTCAAATGGAAAGAAAACCAAGGCAGCATGGCAGCAAAGCAAGCGTCCCTGTCGACTGCTCCCTCCGGCGAACGCATAAATACTCAGCGTTACCAAGCCATGCAAGCAGGTATCATCGAACTCAAACAATGGCTACGCAACCTGGTTCGGCAGGGATTGGCTGTGGCGCGCGAGCAGCCACCTGATTTTTGGGATGGCTTTGCTGCCCGAATGGTCGATGCCAAACTAGGGAGCATTGCTCGGCAAATCCGGTTAGCCAAATCCTTGTTGGCCTATGAAGATTGGCATGATCGTTTGCTTGGACTTATTGGCGACCTCTATCTTTTTGCCCAAAGTTTTCAGCGGTTGGAGCGTCTTCCTGAACCATTACAAGATGAACTGATGAGTTATGCCGGGGTAAACATCAAGAAGGAATTGGTGTTGGCCAGAAAGGGGATTTTTGATCATTGGCTGGTGGTTGGTCAGGTATTTGGAGAGGAAGAACAGCTGCGGTATCGCCGCACTTGGTTATTGGGAGAAAAGAGTCAGCAATATGCCTTGCTCTTAGACTTTGTTTTTGGCCAGGCGCCTTTTGAATATCATTGGCCCGTTGGGGCAGCGCTGCAAGGGGAAATCGTTTTTTATCCTGCCAGCCAAGCGCGAAGAGCGCTGGTTAAAGATTTTGTGTGGTCACAAAAAGCTTATCAAGGCCTCAAGGGCTATTCAGTGCTAGCGGAATTTGCCCTCCATTATGCCCAAAATCTGGCGATCAATCCCTTGCTTTTGGTTTTTCCTGGCCTATTGGATGAGGTTATTCCCATTTTAGAGGCCGATCACTTGTATTTGGTTGATCGTCATCAGAAAAAGATTCCTGTTTTTAAAGATTCGACAGCCTCGTGGAAGTTGTTAGCCTTGAGTGGTGGCCATCCGATCAGCGTATTTGGTGAATGGAACGGCGAATACCTGGTTGTCTTGACGGGCATTTCGGAAGGCAGAGTCGTTCATTTATAAGATCCCTGGGGGAGCTTGTTTTTTGCGCCATAATTGTTTCACTTTTCGCATGAGCGCAACAAAAGGGTAAGCCATCATAGCACGCCCTTTATTTAGCCATCGGATAAAAGGTCCCTGCCTACGAGGAGGAGGCTTGGTTCCCTTATTTTCACCAGTCTCATTTTCGTCTACTTCTTTCAAAACGTCACTGAATAATTTGAAGCTAACGATTAAAAAGAGGGCCAAGGCAAAACCACCGATCCCTCCCTTAATGGCAGCAGATTTAGGCGAAGGTTGATAGGCTTCAATCGGTAGCATGGTCCTATCAATGAGTTGAATGAGCACCGTTTCGTTGTCCATGTCGATTTTGGCAACTTTAAGCTGTTCTAGGGAAGCAAGGTAATCGGTCTTGTTAATTTCTGCTTCCACTTCCAATCGGATAATTTTGCTATGCATGGCTGCACGTTGGCGTTCATCGATCAAAGAATCAGGAAGGTTTAAGTATCGTTCGTATCGATCGCGGGTGGTGTTCAGTTCATAATAAA from Saprospiraceae bacterium encodes:
- the rnc gene encoding ribonuclease III yields the protein MALFRLFQRIYNYYFSTDKMLAKRLKSLTGFVPANMDIFRLAFSHKSTISDKAYALQNNERLEYLGDAVLGTIVAEYLFKKYPNSDEGFLTKMRSKIVKRKSLNKIGDKMGLDMLLAEYNNTRLSRSMLGNAVEALVGAVYLEQGYFRTKRFVVRKVLRNYVDVHELESFDDNYKSQLLEWCQKNGQTVSYKLLARYKFEKRDRFKVAVMVNGQKLAVADDFNKKSAEQTASEKAMQALGILVEEEEDED
- a CDS encoding acyl carrier protein, producing MASIAERVSKIIVDKLGVDDSEVTPEASFTNDLGADSLDTVELIMEFEKEFDISIPDDQAENIQTVGQAVSYLQGQKGEATTEG
- the fabF gene encoding beta-ketoacyl-ACP synthase II; its protein translation is MKRVVVTGLGALTPIGNNIEEYAAGLMNGTSGANLITHFEAAKFKTQFACEIKHFDPSAVLDKREQRRMDNFSIYAMVTAIEAVQNAGLDPATLDLDRVGVIWASGIGGLRSLEKEIEDFCAGDGTPRYNPFMIPKMIADIASGLISMHFGFRGINYATVSACASSSHALMNAFDYIRLGRNNIIVTGGSEASVTKAGIGGFNAMKALSTRNDDYMTASRPFDLDRDGFVLGEGSGAIILEELEHAKRRGATIIAEIVGAGATADAHHLTAPHPEGLGAANVMKMAMEDAKLSPIDIDYINVHGTSTPLGDIAEVKAIQKVFGDHAYKLNISSTKSMTGHLLGAAGAIEAIACILAIKHNKIPPTINHFTDDPDLDPKLNLTFNEAQERKVNVALSNTFGFGGHNSSVIFKRFEE